The proteins below are encoded in one region of Casimicrobium huifangae:
- a CDS encoding bactofilin family protein — protein sequence MLKNGFLGRRDEPQTPAGGRASPDSPRYAPQPDAPPLSAVAVSHPAASSAPVGARATEVKSTTGTTGSDLLRETPAATTVAAPVSNAATTSGSTNNGSPRLTVGPNIKLKGAEINDCDTLVVEGHVEASMDSKTLEILKTGSYAGTVTIDIAEIHGKFEGNLTARKKLIVHASGCVSGTVRYGSLLVSEGGVVSGDIAAIDGKGDSQGALFAGYPSARTTTGKLAGVEHVAA from the coding sequence ATGCTGAAGAATGGATTTCTCGGTCGCCGCGATGAACCGCAAACGCCCGCTGGCGGGCGCGCTTCGCCGGATTCGCCACGCTACGCACCGCAACCGGATGCGCCCCCGCTGTCTGCCGTCGCGGTGTCGCACCCGGCGGCAAGTTCGGCACCGGTGGGTGCACGCGCCACTGAAGTGAAGAGCACGACAGGCACCACAGGCAGCGATCTGCTGCGCGAAACGCCAGCGGCCACCACCGTTGCCGCACCGGTCAGCAACGCAGCAACGACCAGCGGCAGCACCAACAACGGCTCGCCAAGGCTCACGGTCGGCCCCAATATCAAACTGAAAGGCGCCGAGATCAATGATTGCGACACGCTGGTGGTCGAAGGCCACGTCGAAGCGTCGATGGACAGCAAAACGCTGGAGATCCTGAAAACTGGCTCCTACGCCGGCACCGTGACCATCGACATCGCCGAAATTCACGGCAAGTTCGAAGGCAACCTCACCGCCCGCAAGAAGCTGATCGTGCACGCCTCGGGCTGCGTGTCGGGCACCGTGCGCTACGGCTCACTACTGGTCAGCGAGGGCGGCGTGGTGAGCGGCGACATCGCCGCCATCGATGGCAAGGGTGACAGTCAGGGGGCGTTGTTCGCCGGCTACCCGTCGGCCCGCACCACCACCGGCAAGCTGGCAGGAGTGGAACATGTCGCGGCGTAG
- a CDS encoding ParA family protein → MPTVALVSRKGGCGKSTLATNIAAHFARGGLPVTLGDLDHQQSMRVWLKRRPSAAPAIAGWVGDVAGNVRPLGVSHLVLDTPGGLHGLALAKVAMVADAILIPVSGSVFDREAASDCWAELRAHPRVVSGRCQVAAIGMRLDRRTQAEEIASDWAASIGLTWLCSLRSSQVYVRAVENGLSIFDMPPSVTTIDREQWDPLIAWLTTQGFVQAAPEPARAPTVATVSPLVAAGNDAFAAPALQVVATSPALAARTPHVPPEVVAAEARGFARFVPRFLRPKS, encoded by the coding sequence ATGCCTACAGTTGCGCTCGTAAGTCGAAAAGGTGGTTGCGGCAAAAGCACGCTGGCGACCAATATCGCCGCGCATTTCGCGCGTGGCGGCCTGCCAGTGACGCTGGGTGATCTTGATCACCAGCAGTCGATGCGTGTCTGGCTGAAACGTCGCCCCAGTGCAGCACCGGCCATCGCCGGCTGGGTCGGCGATGTGGCGGGCAACGTACGGCCACTGGGTGTTTCGCATCTGGTGCTCGATACCCCCGGCGGACTGCACGGGCTGGCGCTGGCCAAGGTGGCGATGGTGGCCGATGCGATCCTGATCCCGGTGTCGGGCTCCGTCTTCGACCGTGAAGCCGCATCGGACTGCTGGGCCGAGCTGCGTGCGCACCCGCGCGTAGTGAGTGGTCGCTGTCAGGTTGCCGCAATTGGCATGCGACTGGATCGCCGGACGCAAGCCGAAGAAATCGCGAGCGACTGGGCGGCATCGATTGGGCTTACCTGGCTGTGCAGTCTGCGCAGCTCGCAGGTGTACGTGCGCGCGGTCGAGAACGGTCTCAGCATCTTTGACATGCCGCCGAGCGTGACGACGATTGACCGCGAGCAATGGGATCCGCTGATTGCGTGGCTCACCACCCAGGGGTTCGTGCAGGCAGCGCCTGAACCGGCACGCGCGCCGACAGTGGCCACTGTATCGCCACTGGTTGCCGCCGGCAATGACGCGTTCGCTGCACCGGCCCTGCAGGTGGTGGCAACCTCACCGGCGCTCGCCGCCCGCACGCCCCACGTGCCGCCGGAAGTCGTCGCCGCCGAAGCGCGCGGCTTCGCCCGCTTCGTGCCGCGCTTTCTGCGGCCGAAGTCGTAA
- a CDS encoding pyridoxal phosphate-dependent aminotransferase: protein MQSEHSLLPRDAILQLRASKIREVANAGMDRKDVLAFWFGEPDEVTPDFIRSAASESLLRGETFYSHNLGLPELRSTVASYLSALHANPAAAITSEHVAITSAGVNALSLAAQCIVNPGDRVVCVTPLWPNLVEIPKILSANVECVSLQFGESGWQLDMDRLLAALTPDTRLLMVNSPNNPTGWTLTRAEQQTILDRCRQHGIWLLADDAYERLVFDEVGVAPSFFDIAHADDRLVSANTFSKSWLMTGWRLGWLVAPKPFIEQLGKVIEYNTSCSPVFIQRAGIAAITGGDSVIARTQRRFREARDHLCAALNALPGVHAPPPPGAMYAFFKVDGMTDSLAFCKRLVAEQGLGVAPGAAFGDEGEGFVRWCFASDLKRLDDGIARFTQGLQSLR, encoded by the coding sequence ATGCAATCTGAACATTCCCTCCTTCCGCGCGACGCCATCCTGCAGTTGCGCGCATCAAAAATTCGTGAAGTCGCCAACGCCGGCATGGACCGCAAGGACGTGCTCGCGTTCTGGTTTGGTGAACCCGACGAAGTGACGCCCGATTTCATTCGTTCCGCCGCCAGTGAGAGTCTGCTGCGCGGGGAAACCTTCTACTCGCACAACCTGGGCCTGCCTGAATTGCGCAGCACGGTGGCGAGCTACCTTTCTGCGCTGCATGCCAACCCGGCAGCAGCCATCACGTCAGAGCATGTCGCCATTACCAGTGCCGGGGTCAACGCCTTGTCGCTCGCCGCCCAGTGCATCGTCAACCCTGGCGACCGCGTGGTCTGCGTGACGCCGCTGTGGCCCAATCTGGTGGAGATTCCGAAAATTCTCTCGGCCAATGTCGAATGCGTATCGCTGCAGTTTGGTGAATCTGGCTGGCAACTCGACATGGACCGCCTGCTGGCTGCACTGACGCCGGACACACGCTTGCTGATGGTGAATTCGCCCAACAACCCGACCGGCTGGACGCTAACCCGTGCCGAGCAACAGACGATTCTGGATCGCTGCCGTCAACATGGCATCTGGCTGCTGGCGGATGACGCCTACGAGCGGCTGGTGTTCGATGAGGTTGGCGTGGCGCCTTCGTTCTTCGACATCGCGCACGCCGACGACCGGCTGGTCAGCGCCAACACCTTCTCGAAATCGTGGCTGATGACCGGCTGGCGGTTGGGCTGGCTGGTGGCACCGAAGCCCTTTATCGAGCAGCTCGGCAAAGTCATCGAGTACAACACCTCGTGCTCGCCGGTGTTCATCCAGCGCGCAGGTATCGCTGCCATCACCGGTGGTGACTCGGTGATCGCCCGCACCCAGCGGCGCTTTCGCGAGGCGCGCGACCACCTGTGCGCCGCGCTCAACGCCTTGCCCGGAGTGCATGCGCCACCGCCACCGGGGGCCATGTACGCCTTCTTCAAGGTGGACGGGATGACTGATTCGCTCGCCTTCTGCAAACGGCTGGTTGCCGAACAGGGGCTGGGCGTCGCACCTGGGGCCGCCTTTGGCGACGAGGGGGAAGGCTTTGTGCGCTGGTGCTTCGCCAGTGACCTGAAGCGGCTCGACGACGGCATCGCGCGGTTCACGCAGGGCTTGCAATCGTTGCGATAG
- a CDS encoding YciI family protein, with protein sequence MKLRSWYLASLLFCFAPTVMAQEAAAVTGKTPPRRDVRYVVLHNPGPQWDKAKGPFEQPGLQEHINHYRKLLQDGKLELGGPFMDSAAGGMMIPAAGLGEDEIRKFAQDDPAVRSGLLRAEVRPWLIGMRK encoded by the coding sequence ATGAAGCTGCGTTCGTGGTACCTCGCGTCCCTTCTCTTCTGTTTCGCACCGACGGTGATGGCACAAGAGGCTGCGGCAGTTACCGGCAAGACGCCACCACGCCGTGATGTACGCTACGTGGTACTGCATAACCCCGGCCCGCAGTGGGACAAGGCAAAAGGGCCGTTCGAGCAACCCGGCTTGCAGGAACACATCAATCATTACCGCAAGCTGCTGCAGGACGGCAAGCTCGAGCTGGGCGGGCCGTTCATGGATTCGGCTGCCGGCGGCATGATGATCCCGGCGGCGGGGCTTGGCGAGGATGAGATCAGAAAGTTCGCGCAGGATGATCCCGCCGTGCGCTCGGGTCTATTGCGCGCCGAGGTCAGGCCATGGCTGATTGGCATGCGCAAGTGA
- a CDS encoding sensor histidine kinase, whose translation MVASPSVLERVASLPWAGIASFRQRILLRSVFLLLAVATLAMAVTLLQEEKALSYRGYQTNFRKTQEQVSSRLHHPAGQLALLNPAAASVPVTPLHPYVLPYAAIDFDDASKVQQAVETTGCLVQYRQYGAVCVAVGSNPWTGGFIYVAGRFASDDLVGRKPGERDLRGTHRVRVTLDMRGQTWRWVAPFERMERSDGGGAISPSAGIRGRLAGFVDTDGPDMLGVGRPVRDFRGWAWQSSPCIDAADSATSVRCRKGTFFSIRLPVEVFREALFREPRPEWPPADLDKTLLRIEVFAPGGDAGTPIFDSNAAGATPPFSLNDLRGLLLPGETLRVKKVGGSADLVKLAAVTDDAPEAWPWIDRLIRQLPVEGFDTALEAKDVVSTALGSYEVTLTGDVRGVNRALASVATRMSWFVGAMLTALAVAWLVVEVGIIRRIAELTRRARAVSAEVRSEDGVRHFNVADLRGKDELGILASCLHDLLQRVNEDVRREHLRAERERDTWHAVGHEIMSPLQSLMVLHGEADDPSARYIHRMQQAIRVLYGSASPSEAFQSSQLRLDTLDLNEFLAHVATNAQEAGVASVRFVAGSSAGAVKVRADEYSLEDVLTHLLTNADRHRAPGSDITITLEVTGDRASVRVHNAGEQIPAELFERIFEYGVSDPKAATGEAGNTTRGQGLFVARTYMAKMGGTVTARNEDGGVTFELLFPLAG comes from the coding sequence ATGGTCGCAAGCCCTTCCGTGCTTGAACGGGTGGCGAGCCTGCCCTGGGCTGGCATTGCGTCGTTCCGCCAGCGCATACTGTTGCGTAGCGTATTTCTGCTGCTGGCGGTGGCGACGCTTGCGATGGCAGTGACCTTGCTGCAAGAGGAGAAGGCGCTCAGTTATCGCGGCTATCAAACGAACTTCCGCAAAACGCAGGAGCAGGTGTCATCGCGCCTGCATCATCCCGCCGGGCAACTGGCGCTGCTGAACCCGGCTGCGGCCAGCGTGCCCGTGACGCCGCTGCATCCGTATGTGTTGCCCTACGCGGCGATCGACTTCGACGATGCAAGCAAGGTGCAGCAGGCCGTTGAAACCACCGGCTGCCTGGTGCAGTACCGGCAATACGGCGCGGTGTGCGTGGCGGTTGGCAGCAATCCCTGGACGGGGGGCTTCATTTATGTGGCCGGGCGCTTTGCCAGTGACGATCTGGTCGGCCGCAAACCCGGTGAGCGCGACTTGCGCGGCACCCACCGTGTGCGCGTGACGCTCGACATGCGCGGGCAGACGTGGCGATGGGTCGCGCCCTTCGAGCGGATGGAACGCAGTGACGGTGGTGGTGCTATTTCGCCGAGCGCCGGCATTCGGGGCCGTCTGGCCGGATTCGTCGACACCGACGGGCCTGACATGCTGGGCGTGGGTCGGCCGGTGCGCGATTTTCGTGGGTGGGCCTGGCAGTCGTCGCCCTGCATAGATGCAGCGGATTCCGCGACTTCCGTACGATGCCGCAAGGGCACGTTCTTCTCGATCCGCCTGCCAGTCGAAGTGTTTCGCGAGGCGCTATTTCGCGAGCCGCGCCCCGAGTGGCCTCCGGCCGACCTTGACAAGACGTTGCTGCGAATCGAGGTGTTCGCGCCCGGCGGTGATGCCGGTACACCGATCTTCGACAGCAACGCCGCTGGCGCCACGCCACCGTTCTCGCTGAATGATCTGCGCGGCCTGCTGCTGCCCGGGGAGACTCTGCGCGTGAAGAAGGTTGGCGGCAGTGCCGATCTGGTCAAACTCGCTGCGGTCACCGACGACGCGCCGGAGGCGTGGCCGTGGATTGATCGCCTGATTCGACAGCTGCCGGTGGAAGGTTTTGACACTGCGCTGGAGGCGAAGGACGTTGTCTCGACCGCGCTTGGCAGCTATGAGGTCACCCTCACCGGGGATGTACGCGGCGTAAACCGTGCGCTCGCCTCGGTAGCGACGCGCATGTCCTGGTTTGTTGGTGCCATGCTGACGGCTCTGGCCGTGGCCTGGCTGGTGGTTGAGGTGGGCATCATTCGGCGCATTGCGGAGCTGACGCGGCGCGCACGGGCGGTGTCGGCAGAGGTGCGCAGCGAGGACGGTGTGCGCCACTTCAACGTGGCGGATTTGCGTGGCAAGGATGAACTCGGCATCCTCGCCAGTTGCCTGCACGATCTGCTGCAACGGGTGAATGAAGACGTGCGCCGCGAGCATCTGCGCGCTGAACGCGAACGCGATACGTGGCACGCGGTCGGCCACGAAATCATGTCGCCGTTGCAGTCGCTGATGGTGCTGCATGGCGAGGCAGATGACCCGAGTGCGCGCTACATCCACCGCATGCAGCAGGCGATCCGGGTGCTTTACGGCAGCGCATCGCCCAGTGAGGCGTTCCAGTCGTCGCAGTTGCGGCTCGATACGCTGGACCTCAACGAATTTCTGGCGCACGTTGCCACCAACGCGCAGGAGGCGGGCGTCGCCAGCGTGCGCTTTGTTGCCGGCAGCAGTGCGGGTGCCGTCAAAGTGCGTGCCGACGAGTATTCGCTGGAGGACGTGCTGACCCATCTGCTCACCAATGCTGACCGTCATCGTGCGCCAGGCAGTGACATCACCATTACGCTTGAAGTCACCGGAGACCGTGCGAGCGTTCGCGTGCACAACGCCGGCGAGCAAATTCCGGCAGAGCTGTTCGAGCGCATCTTCGAATACGGGGTGTCGGACCCGAAAGCGGCGACCGGCGAAGCCGGCAACACCACTCGCGGCCAGGGCCTGTTCGTGGCCCGCACCTACATGGCCAAAATGGGTGGCACCGTCACCGCGCGCAACGAGGACGGCGGCGTAACGTTTGAGTTGCTGTTCCCGCTTGCAGGGTAG
- a CDS encoding DUF2238 domain-containing protein, giving the protein MTTLADMQAQKSSPVAWACLALTILVLLWSGLAPKDRGTWFMEVAPVFIALPLVALTWRRFPLTTLLTVVITLHAVVLMVGGKYTYAEMPLFNWLRDEFHLSRNHYDRVGHFMQGFAPALVARELLLRTSPLRPGKWLAVVVVLSCLGISALYELIEWGAAMALGEGADAFLATQGDVWDTQKDMAMAGVGAIVALLLFSRWHDRQLTTVGVR; this is encoded by the coding sequence ATGACTACACTTGCCGACATGCAAGCGCAAAAATCTTCCCCCGTCGCGTGGGCCTGCCTGGCTTTGACCATACTGGTGCTCCTGTGGTCCGGTCTGGCGCCGAAAGACCGCGGCACGTGGTTCATGGAAGTCGCACCCGTATTCATCGCACTTCCGCTGGTTGCCCTCACGTGGCGGCGCTTTCCGCTCACCACGCTGTTGACGGTAGTGATCACGCTGCACGCCGTGGTGCTGATGGTGGGCGGCAAATACACGTATGCCGAAATGCCGTTGTTCAACTGGCTACGCGACGAGTTCCACCTTTCGCGCAATCACTATGATCGGGTTGGGCACTTCATGCAGGGCTTTGCGCCGGCACTGGTTGCCCGTGAGCTGCTGTTGCGCACCTCACCACTGCGTCCCGGCAAGTGGCTGGCCGTGGTGGTGGTGCTCAGTTGCCTCGGTATCAGCGCGCTGTATGAGCTGATCGAGTGGGGCGCTGCGATGGCGCTGGGCGAAGGCGCCGACGCCTTCCTGGCGACTCAGGGAGACGTCTGGGATACGCAGAAAGACATGGCCATGGCGGGCGTGGGCGCCATCGTCGCGCTGTTGCTGTTCTCGCGCTGGCATGATCGCCAGCTGACAACCGTCGGCGTACGCTGA
- a CDS encoding serine hydrolase, whose amino-acid sequence MTKPHESQHQTAIARPHGGVGFAALLLAALVSLGGQTASAQTTPTDERIREILVKRIDEEKRAVGMAAVVVQGEQVRIVTAGHTALDKATAVTPDTLFEIGSITKTFTALLLADMVNRGEVKLDDPVEKYLPQGLRGLTLRDHTGAPIRLVDLATHRSGLPRLPDNMPYGTRADPYADYREQELLQYLKRREELTASDGGKSTRKRDERYEYSNLGFGLLGYVLGRAAGSSYADLLQKRVLTPLGLAASWLDVPRSEEARYSHGHYIDGDTLKRARYWRFNVLAGAGALVMSARDIGRYAQAASGAIDTPLRDAFRLTQRKYGDGMAPMNPQGLAWLLAPLNGRTVFNHGGMTGGFTSSLWVDPERKAAIAVLSNAAGATPDDIALHLLEPSIPIRAVVRPQTAVSVDAKTLAQYAGNYRLAPGFDVVVRLRDGRLFAQATGQNEFELFAKSPTAFFARVTELEIVFGEVKDGRAASFALTQGGRTRTAPRID is encoded by the coding sequence ATGACCAAACCGCACGAGTCGCAGCATCAAACTGCCATTGCGCGCCCGCACGGCGGCGTCGGGTTCGCCGCACTGTTGCTTGCGGCGCTGGTCAGCCTGGGCGGGCAAACTGCATCGGCGCAGACGACGCCGACCGACGAGCGCATCCGCGAGATATTGGTCAAGCGGATTGACGAGGAGAAGCGCGCGGTCGGCATGGCCGCCGTGGTGGTGCAGGGTGAGCAGGTGCGCATCGTCACCGCCGGGCACACTGCGCTCGACAAGGCGACGGCGGTGACGCCCGACACTCTGTTCGAAATTGGCTCGATTACCAAGACCTTCACTGCGCTATTGCTGGCCGACATGGTGAACCGGGGCGAAGTCAAACTCGACGACCCGGTGGAGAAATATCTGCCGCAGGGGTTGCGCGGCCTCACGCTGCGTGACCACACCGGCGCACCGATCCGGCTGGTCGATCTGGCGACGCATCGCTCGGGCCTGCCGCGACTGCCCGACAACATGCCCTACGGAACCCGCGCCGATCCCTACGCGGACTATCGCGAGCAGGAGCTGTTGCAGTACCTCAAGCGCCGCGAGGAGTTGACCGCAAGCGACGGCGGCAAGAGCACCCGCAAGCGCGACGAGCGCTACGAATACTCAAACCTTGGCTTCGGCCTGCTCGGCTACGTGCTCGGGCGCGCGGCGGGCAGTTCATATGCCGATTTGCTGCAAAAGCGGGTGCTGACCCCGCTTGGACTGGCCGCGAGCTGGCTCGACGTGCCGCGCAGCGAGGAAGCGCGCTACAGCCACGGCCACTATATCGACGGAGACACGCTCAAGCGGGCGCGGTACTGGCGCTTCAACGTGCTCGCCGGTGCCGGGGCGCTGGTAATGAGTGCGCGTGACATTGGTCGCTATGCGCAGGCCGCAAGTGGTGCGATTGACACCCCGCTGCGCGACGCCTTCCGGCTGACACAGCGGAAGTACGGCGACGGCATGGCGCCTATGAATCCGCAGGGCCTCGCGTGGTTGCTGGCGCCGCTCAACGGGCGCACTGTGTTCAATCACGGCGGTATGACCGGCGGTTTCACCTCGTCGCTCTGGGTTGACCCGGAGCGCAAGGCAGCGATCGCCGTGCTGTCGAACGCGGCAGGCGCGACGCCCGACGATATCGCCCTGCACCTGCTGGAGCCGTCGATCCCGATCAGGGCCGTGGTCAGGCCACAAACCGCCGTCAGCGTTGATGCGAAGACACTGGCGCAGTACGCCGGCAATTACCGGCTGGCGCCCGGTTTCGACGTCGTCGTGCGGCTGCGCGACGGCCGTCTGTTTGCGCAGGCGACCGGGCAGAACGAATTCGAGCTGTTCGCGAAATCACCGACCGCGTTTTTCGCACGCGTTACCGAGCTCGAAATAGTGTTCGGTGAGGTGAAGGACGGCAGGGCAGCGAGCTTCGCACTGACGCAGGGCGGCCGCACGCGGACGGCGCCTCGAATCGACTAA